The following is a genomic window from Canis lupus familiaris isolate Mischka breed German Shepherd chromosome 10, alternate assembly UU_Cfam_GSD_1.0, whole genome shotgun sequence.
TCACCAGCTCTATGGATGGTCCTCCGAGGCCGTGGGGGAGACGGGGAGTGGGGCCCGCAGAGGCCCCTGTGGCTCACGGTCAGACCCAAGCACACCTTTGGCTGACTCAGTTTACCCACGTCATTCACAAACCCTCCCAAGGCCATGATAAGGGTTAACGCGTTAGCATCCTCAAGAGGCTCCTGGAGATTGAACAAGCCgcccctgcctggcccctgccccggggaggtgagggaagggggaagggggctCCTCCACCCGCTGTGCCCCTGGCGCGGCCCCTTACGCCCCTTACCTGTCTCCGAGTGGCAGCAGGCGGCCCTTCCCTTCAGCAGGGCGCTGGGCTTCTCGTGCCGGCACAGGAGGGCCTGGCACCACTCACAGTGCTTCCGGACCTGGCAGCAGctgtgggcagagggcagaggacgCGGCTGTGCGGGGCTCGGGCACGGGGGCGCCGTGGCGCGTGCCCGGCCTTCCCGCGGGGGCCCCGGGCGGGCGTGCAGCTCGGCGCGCAGCCTTTCAGTTGGGTGCAGGCCGTTCGGGCCGCGGCGGAGCAGCACGTGGGCTGGCGGGCAGAGAAGCAAGCGCCGCGTGGGACGCAGCTGACGTGGAGACCCCTGGAGCTGTCCCCgcgggcacgggggggggggggggggacagtctCCGCCCACCTCACGGGAACGGGCAGGGCTTCCTGCTGGGCGGGGGCCCAGGAGCCAGCGAGGAAGCGGGCCCGTCGCTGGGCCGCCCTCCCGGGGCCCGCTGGCGTCTCATGGTCCCCAGCCCGGGGCCCCGCATCTCGAGGCAGCGGAGCGAGAGCCTGTGACCCTCCGTCCTGGCGGCCAGCACCGTCTGTGTGGCACGGCGCCCTCCTGAGTCGCGAGGCCGAGGCCCGGGGGGTCCAGGGTTCCCTTCCGTGGGCAGCTGGCGGGGGGCTGGGTCCAGCCACGTCCTAGCAAGGGTCACCCAGGCGGTGAGGCGAGGCCTCCACACAAGCTGGTCGCGACCAACCGCGAGTCAGGAGGCCGCAGGCTGCAGCCCCGGCAGccggtggggtgggggctcccagCCTCGAGCAAGGGTgggccggggaggggcagagggacgaGGACCCGCTGCCTCCCTGGGAGAGAGGCCGCCCTGCCTTCCCGCCTCGTTCCCGTCTGCAGAGACCCTGGGAAAACCCCCTTCTAGATTCCCCCGGGACAAGCTCCCGGGGCCCCCAGCTTGTCCCCGAGGCTCTGGGACCCCTGGCCAGGCAGGCGCCTGGGAGCGACGGCGGGCGCAGGTGGGCGGCCCTGGGGGGCACCCTCGTGGGGCGCAGGCCCGACTGCTGCCCTTCCCAGCACACGGGCGGGACACACGGCGAAGGGcaaggggcggggagggcagcctcacccctgcccccgaGGCTCCGTCGACAGCACTCGCTCACTGTGGCCCCAGAGGCGTGCGTGTCGCCCCAACGGCCACTAACCAATGCAGGCCAGGGCCTCACGACCGTCTGTCCCGGCCCCTCGGGGCCTCCGTCTCCCCTTCATCACCACGcagcccctccccggccccggtGCTACAGAGGTGCGGCACCCGAGCCGATGACGCACAGGGCCTGCTCCGTGACGGGCGTGTGTGGGCACTTCCGGGGAGGCCCGCGGCCCACGCTGCCACCACAGCACGGGGGCGTCCCCCTCTGCAGGAGAGCCGGGCCAGGACGCAGGGCAGGGGCCTCCCTTGGTGGAGGCGCAGGAGGGCCCCCGGGGATGCAGGGTGAGGGGTGGCAGGGGAGGCGAGTGCAGAGGGAAGGGCCATCGGGGACCTGTCCACGCGGCAACCCCGACCTTCGCCGCAGCCGTGGGACCCGCAGAGAGCCCCGGTGCGGAGGAGTCTGGAGCCCTCCCAGTCCCCCGGCACGTCACCGCGAGGCCTGCAAGCCCAGCCCCGGGGACACTGCATGCACCTGCTGTGCACCGGCGTCCGGTGACCGCAGTGGGGACCCTCCCGGGATGGGCCCTTCCTCCACTCGGGCAGGTGGCCGTGAGCTGGGCGCCCACAGATGCCCGCGGGGCCCGCCGTCGGGGGCAGCACCTACTTACTGTATCAGCACACACGCGATGATGAGGACGGCCAGGGCCACGATGGAGACCACCACCAGGGCGGTGATGGCCTGCTTCTTCTGGCTGGCGGCCACCACGGCCAGGAGGTCGGCGTGCTCACAGCGCGCCCCGACGTACCCGGAGTGGCAgctggggaagaaaggaaaaggcgCTCCGTCGTCACCGAGTCAGACGCGGCGACAGGGAGGCCGGTGAGTTAGGTCCCCAGGCCCCTCTGGCAGCCCACAGGAATCCGGGCTGTTTCTGAACTAAGTGCACGTATTCGGAGTTTGACGACGAGTGGAAAACACGCTAACCCAGCAGGAGACACGCACGGGCTGCGCTTTGCTGTGCCACCGTCTTCATCGAATTCCGTTAGCCCTGAGCATGCACGGAGGCGGGGGGCACGCGGGGCTCGTGCTGCAGCGGGGCTGGGCCACCTCTGCGAAGGCAGGGCCTGAGAAGCCAGCCCGTTCCAGCGACGCCGGCCTGCTCCCCCTGGAGGATCCGTGGGGGCAGGACGGAGCTGGAGCTGCGGGCAAGCGGCCCCCGGAGAGGGCACGGCCCCGTAGAGAGCACGGCCCCCATAGAGGGCATGACCCCCCCCCATAGAGAGCACGGCCCCGTAGAGGGCACGGCATCACGATCACGGGTATCACAGGCTCCTTCGCTCTCCCGTGTGCGTGTGCGTGGAGGCCCAGGCTGCTCCCTGCGTGCAGCTCTCGCTCCCGCTGCCTCCCGGACCCCCATCCCTGGGGCCGCCACGGGGTGAGCCCCTGGGACTGGGTCGGCCGAGGAGGGGATGGTCGT
Proteins encoded in this region:
- the TGFA gene encoding protransforming growth factor alpha, translating into MVPSAGRLALLALGVLLAAGQALENSTSALSARPPVAAAVVSHFNDCPDSHSQFCFHGTCRFLVQEDKPACVCHSGYVGARCEHADLLAVVAASQKKQAITALVVVSIVALAVLIIACVLIHCCQVRKHCEWCQALLCRHEKPSALLKGRAACCHSETAV